Below is a window of Bifidobacterium asteroides DNA.
CCTCCAGGTGCCCGCCCAGCGGGTGGATACCCTGGAGATACCGGCCCTGTCCATCTCGTCCACGGACGTGCGCCGTCGTTCGGCCCGGGGCATGCCGGTCTGGTACCTGGTCCCGGACGGGGTGGTGCAGTACATCAAGAAGCATGGGCTCTACGGTTCGGCTTCCTGAGCCTCGCATACCGTCGGACTCGCCAACACGGACTGCCCTGCTGTGTCAGCGCGCGCCATTATTATGGAGGCTGTCCGCTTCAGCGAAACAACGTTTGGAGATATGGTGAGCGCGATACTCAAAGGCAGACCAGGGAAAAATCTCATACTTGTCACAGGCCGGACCCATCCCAGACTCGCGGCGGACGTGGCCGATCAACTCGGCATTGACGTCCTGGAGACGACAGCATACGATTTTGCCAACGGCGAGATGTATGTGCGTTATACGGAGTCGGTGCGTGGAGCAGATGTCTTCGTTTTGCAGACCCACTCTGACCCGGTCAACAAGTCCATCATGGAACAGCTGATCATGATTGACGCCCTCAAGAGGGCCTCGGCGCGATCCATCACGGCAGTTTGCCCGCTTCTGGGCTACTCCCGTCAGGACAAGAAGCATCTGGGTCGCGAGCCCATTTCCTGCCGGCTCATGTTCGACCTGCTCAAGGCGGCCGGCGCGGACCGGATCATGTCGGTAGATCTGCACGCCGCCCAGTCCCAGGGCTTCTTCGACGGGCCTGTGGACCATCTGATCGCCATGCCTGTGCTGGTGGATTATGTGCGTGACAGGATGGACCTGTCCAAGGTGGCCGTGGTCTCGCCTGATGCCGGCCGCATCCGGGTGGCCGAGCAGTGGGCCCAGCGCCTGGGAGGCGTGCCCCTGGCCTTCATTCATAAGACTCGTGACATCACCCAGCCCAACAAGGCAGTGGCCCACCGGGTGGTCGGCGACGTGCGTGGCCTGGACTGTGTGCTGGTGGACGACCTGATCGACACCGGCGGCACCATCGCCGAGGCCTGCAACGTGCTGGATGAGGCTGGCGCCAACTCCATTACCATCGTGGCCACCCATGGCGTCATGTCCGGTCCTGCTGTGAAACGGCTCAAGTCCTGCAAGGCCAAGGAGGTCATTCTGACCGACACGGTTCCCATTCCCCAGGAGAAGCGTTGGGATGGCCTGACCGTCCTGTCCATCGCGCCCCTGCTGGCCTCGGCCATCAAAGCGGTCTTCGAGGACGGCTCGGTGGCCCGGCTCTTCGACACCTACCCGGCCCATCATGGCCAGGGCTTCCTCTTCGCTTAAAGCCCTGGCCGCGCGGCATGGCGTGGCGTAATCGTCCGGCTGTGGCATAATGAACCTGGCGGTGCCTGAAGGGTTCCGCCTTTCCCCCATGGTGTAAAGGCAGCACACGGGTCTTTGGAACCCTTAGTCTTGGTTCGAATCCAGGTGGGGGAGCTTACGCTCGCCGATTCCGGTCGGAGACGGCCTCCTTGGGGTCGGTGACCAACCGAAAGGAACTGTCTTGGCAGTCAAGAAGATCGAAACCTGGCTCACCGACATGGACGGCGTGCTGGTGCACGAGAACACGGCCCTGCCCGGCGCTGCCGAATTCATCGACACCCTCAAGCGCAACAACCGCCAGTATTTGGTGCTGACCAACAATCCTATCTATACCCCTCGTGACCTTTCGGCCCGGCTTGGTCGTTCGGGCATCGACGTGCCTGAGGATCGGATCTGGACCTCGGCCCTGGCCACCGCCGACTTCGTATCCCGGACCATGCCGCGGGGATCGGCCTATGTGATCGGCGAGGCCGGGCTGACAACGGCCCTGCACGAGGCTGGGTTCATCCTTTCCGACATCAACCCGGACTATGTGATCCTGGGCGAGACTCGGACCTACTCCTTTGAGTCCATCACCACAGCCATCCGCTTGATTCTGGGCGGCGCCCGCTTCATCTGCACCAACCCGGACGCCACCGGCCCCAGCGAGAACGGCGTCTTGCCGGCAGCCGGCGCTGTGGCGGCCCTGGTGACCAAGGCCACCAATCGGGAACCATACTTTGTGGGCAAGCCCAATCCCATCATGTTCCGCACTGCCCTGAACAGGGTGGGCGGCCACTCCGAGACAACGGCCATGATCGGCGACCGGATGGACACCGACGTGGTTGCCGGAGTCGAGGCCGGCCTGAACACCTTTTTGGTGCTGACCGGCATCACCACACGACCCGAGGTGGAAACCTTCCCCTACCGCCCTGACCAGGTGGTGGACTCCATTAAGGACCTGATCGACATCGCTGAGAGCGGGGTGGTGGAGTTTTGAGCGGCGGGCAGACGCTGACCGCTGGCATCATTCTGGCCGCGGGCGAGGGCACTCGCATGCGCTCCGCCCACCCCAAGGTCCTGCATACCTTGGCTGGCAAGACCTTCCTGCAGAGGGTCATGACTTCGGTGACTGCCCTGAAT
It encodes the following:
- a CDS encoding HAD-IIA family hydrolase, with the translated sequence MAVKKIETWLTDMDGVLVHENTALPGAAEFIDTLKRNNRQYLVLTNNPIYTPRDLSARLGRSGIDVPEDRIWTSALATADFVSRTMPRGSAYVIGEAGLTTALHEAGFILSDINPDYVILGETRTYSFESITTAIRLILGGARFICTNPDATGPSENGVLPAAGAVAALVTKATNREPYFVGKPNPIMFRTALNRVGGHSETTAMIGDRMDTDVVAGVEAGLNTFLVLTGITTRPEVETFPYRPDQVVDSIKDLIDIAESGVVEF
- a CDS encoding ribose-phosphate diphosphokinase, whose amino-acid sequence is MVSAILKGRPGKNLILVTGRTHPRLAADVADQLGIDVLETTAYDFANGEMYVRYTESVRGADVFVLQTHSDPVNKSIMEQLIMIDALKRASARSITAVCPLLGYSRQDKKHLGREPISCRLMFDLLKAAGADRIMSVDLHAAQSQGFFDGPVDHLIAMPVLVDYVRDRMDLSKVAVVSPDAGRIRVAEQWAQRLGGVPLAFIHKTRDITQPNKAVAHRVVGDVRGLDCVLVDDLIDTGGTIAEACNVLDEAGANSITIVATHGVMSGPAVKRLKSCKAKEVILTDTVPIPQEKRWDGLTVLSIAPLLASAIKAVFEDGSVARLFDTYPAHHGQGFLFA